ATGGTGCTGCCTTTGCCATTCATTCTGAAATCCATAAAGCGCGACCAGAAGCGATTGCTGCGGCACATGCTCATTCGGTCTATGGAAAGACATGGTCTTCCTTAGGAAGACTGCTAGATCCGATTACGCAAGATGCCTGCCAATTTTACAATGACCATGCATTATTTGATGATTTTACTGGTGTGGTTTATGCATCCGAAGAAGGAAAGCGCATTGCTAAGGCTTTAGGTCAATACAAAGCTATCATCCTCCGCAATCATGGATTGTTAACGGTCGGCCAATCTGTAGATTCAGCTGCTTGGTGGTTCATAACGATGGAACGGTCATGTCAAGCACAGATAATGGCTGAATCTGTAGGTAAGCCGATTTTTATAGAAGAAGAGTATGCAAAATTAACGGCAGAACAAACGGGAACGGAATATGAAGGATGGCTGAGTTTTCAGCCTCTTTGGGACAGAATCAGAAAAGAGCAACCAGATTTCTTGAAATGATCATAAAGCACGGCATGGTATAATCGCAACGGATTTCCTTCCCATAAAAGTGGGAAAGGGAATCGGAGGTTCTTGAGGAGGTTTTATAATGTCTGGTTCTAAGAAAATGGCACCTTCACTTTATAACAGGGTCGATATACCGGAAAAATACATTGTCGAGCCATGGAAATTCGGCAAGCCTGAACCATGAAATAAAGTTCCTTAACCTAATAGAACTAACGGGTGCATTCGTATTATAAGGTTAGCCA
This sequence is a window from Brevibacillus sp. JNUCC-41. Protein-coding genes within it:
- a CDS encoding class II aldolase/adducin family protein — translated: MTKAISLQPATFNTMKEERTHRKERLAASFRLFSKFGFDEGIAGHITVRDPKYTDHFWVNPFGMHFSQISVSDLILVNHKGDIVEGEHSVNGAAFAIHSEIHKARPEAIAAAHAHSVYGKTWSSLGRLLDPITQDACQFYNDHALFDDFTGVVYASEEGKRIAKALGQYKAIILRNHGLLTVGQSVDSAAWWFITMERSCQAQIMAESVGKPIFIEEEYAKLTAEQTGTEYEGWLSFQPLWDRIRKEQPDFLK